The genomic stretch ACCGAGGGCGAGGTCGACTTCTACACCGCGGAGTTCGAGCGCATCGGTTTCCGCGGGGCCGCGAGCGATCCCCGGTCCTCCGGTGCGTACGGCGCCCCATGAGCATCCGGTCATCACTGACCAGCCCATCGGAGCTCGAGAGCGCCGTCGCCGGCGAGTTCCACTCGTGAACCGAAACGGGCGCTGATGGAGTTCAAGACGCCCGCCAGCCAGGCGGCCTCGGCCGACCCGACCCGGCCGAGGCGCATCCGCTTCACCTGCATCGGCCTCATCCGAAGCCTCGTGAGGTCGCCGGCCGGGCCCAGCGTGGCGAAGTACATCAGGACGAGGTCACCTCTGAACTGCTCGTAGCCGGCAATTCCCTCGTAGTCGTTGATGCAATCCCCGCATCCGTAAAGGATCAGCCGATCTGCGTACACCTCGATGCCTCGGGGGTGGTGAGACGAGTGGCCGTGGACCAGGTCCACGCCTCCGTCGACCAGCCAGTGGGCGAACTGCACGTGCTCGCCCGGGATCGCGTACCCCCAGTTGCCTCCCCAGTGGATCGAGACGACGACGAGGTCGCCTGGTCGTTTGACCCGGGCCACCCGGTCGAGGAGGGCGGCGGCGGTGGCCTCCGACAGGTGGCGGAGCAGATCGACGCCCGGACGGTCATGGCTCGCGGCCCAGCTTGCGGGGATGCCGCTCGTCTCCGCGCCGACCCCGAAGACAATCAGGGTTCGCCCGTCCGCGATTCGGACCCGCGCAGGCCGTCGGGCCTCCTCCTGGTTGAGCCCTGCTCCCGCGACCTTGAGCCCGACGCTGGTCAGCGTCTCGAGCGTTTCGCAGAGACCAGCGTACCCGTAGTCCAAGACGTGGTTGTTCGCCAGGACGCAAACGTCAAGCTTGGCCGCGGTGAAACAGCCGACGTTGGCCGGATGCATACGGTAGTTGATGAGCTTGGGCCAGGCGTCGTCGCTCCGCGTGACCGTCGTTTCGAGGTTTACGACCCGCGCGTCGGGCTCCATCCGGTCGAGCTCCTCGAGGGCGTCGCCCCAGATGTAGGCGTCGTCAACTCCTCGGGGGATGGGACCGCTGGCCGCCTCGGCAAGCTCGACGTATGTCCGCGCATCCTGCACGTACGGCTCCTGGAGCGCAGGCGCGCTCGGGCGCCGCAGAATATGGTCGATCCCCCGCCCGGTCATGACGTCTCCGGAGAAGAAGCCGGAGAACGCCCTACGCGCCCCAGAGGGCATGGAGCGTGTCCCAGTAGAGCTTCTCGTAGCCCTGGAGCAGCCGGGCCGCCCGCTTGACGAGGCGCGAGTCGGCGCCGCGGGCGAGGCCGCTGGCGACCACGGCCATGGCCTGGCTCTCGAACTCGGCGGGGGGAGCGGCGAAGAGATCGAAGAAAGCCGTGGTCTCCTGGGTCAGCCCGTAGCGATCGCGAAGGGCGCGGCCCATCCGGCCGCAGTTGGCGCCCCCCGCCGCGAAGTTCACCAGGAAGCCTGCGGCCACCTCGGCTTCCGAGCCGTAGAGGGCAAGCCAAGCCATGAAGGCCGTGTAGGCGTGGGCGCCGGGCGCTGGCTCGTAGGCCTGAAGCCGTGCGTCGTCCATGCCGATGGCGGCCGCGAAGGCCCCGAGCGCCGCCAGCGCCGCCGCCTCTCCGCCGAGCACCGTCTGGAAGAACGGTCCGCTCGGCGTTGTCCCGAAGCGGTTCACCAGGAGCGCGACGCTCCGGAGGTCACTGCGGATGATGTGGTACTGCTCTCCCGCGAAGCAGGTGAGGTCCTCGCGGCGCACGCGGCCCGACTCAAGCGCGGCGAGGTACGGGGGACGACGGATCTCCTGCTCGATCGCTTCCAGCTCGCGCCTGATCTCCTCGACCAACCGCTGGGCGGTGGGCATGTCGGGCTCCAGCGCAGGCGGCGGACTCACGGCGCACCCTTCTCCCGGGCCTCGTCGCGCGTGACGCGTCCGCTCTCGACGGCCCGCGCGTCGGTCTTCGCCGCCATGATGAAGTCGTTCCGGTGGAGCCTGTGGATCTTGTGGGTCCACCAGGTCACCGTGACGCGCCCCCACTCGGTGAGGAGGGCGGGATGGTGACCCTCCTCCTCGGCGAGGGCCCCAACCCGATTGGTGAAGGCCAGCGCGGCGGCGAAATCCGGGAAGTGGAAGGCCCGCTCGAGCTGGACGATACCGTCACGCTCCCGCAGTTGCCAGTCGGGGACCTCGCGCCTGAGCTCAGCGATCTCCGCCTCGGTGACCCGAGGCGAGTCGCGGCGGCAGCCGACGCAGGGTTCAGCGGACAGCGTGCTCATCGCGCGCGCCTTCCTGGGCGCGTCTTCCGTTCCGGGCCCCGGGGCGCGCCCACCAGCCACCCATGCCGGCCCCTTCTTTAGCCGGGATTTGCGATATGGACCCATTTCCTCCTCCGTCTCAGACTGGCGAGTCGGAGACCCCCTTTGATGGAGTTCTAACGGGGGGCATCCTAGCACTTACGTTTGTTTGAAGTATTCATACACGGAACACAAGACACGACGGAGATCCCGTATGCTTTCCTCGATGGGCTCGGCTGAGCGGCCACTCACGCCATTGCGGGTGGTCGAGGTATTCCTGAAGCGCGACGCCGAGGGGCTGGTGGCCGGGCTCGTATCAGGAGATCAGTAGAATCGATCCCGGTCGCCGCATCGATGTGAATGAGATGCTACAGGCGGTTCGGCGACTGATGGAAGCGCACTTTGCTTAACGGCACGCTCGAGCGGACTGCTGGCTCGCATTCGATTGCCGCGCGGGGTTCGAGAACAGCCTCTATCTTACGTGCGCGCTATACTGTGATCGTGGGGTTCAGACTCCTCACTGATCGCCTATCCTTGGAGCTAGAGTAATTGCTGGCTGCCAGGGGACCGTTGAACCCACTCCGAGTGTCACTCGTCGACGACCGACCGATCGGCTGAGACCAAGTTCCGTCGGCCCTGGAGAAGCGAGCTTTGAAAGACTTCGCGGACCTTCTATCTGCCATTGCTCGGCGCGCTCCTCGGACGCCTCAGGTAGCCCGAGATCCGCGCGCGGATCTCGGCGGGGCGGAGCGAGGGGGCGTAGCGGCGCGCGGCCGGGAGCTGGAGGAGGGCGATCCAGACCAGGGCTACGGCGACGGCATCCCAGTGGCGGAAGTGAAGGCCGCGCACGGTCTCATGGGTCAGGAACACATAAGCCGCGAAGCGGCAGCGCGAGTGACGGCGCCAGAGCAGGACCCCCACGTACGGGGCTGCCAGCCCGTAGGCGATGTAGTTCCAAGGGCGGTCTGGGGCGAAATTGAGGACGCGAAGCCCGGCCAGGCTCGCCGCCTGAAGCGCCGGGGCCAGCATCAACGCCAGCGCCAGGCCGGAAATCACCCAGGGCCGTCGGGAGCGCTCGTGCTCCATCAAGTTTTCGTGCCGCACCACGGTCGTCCACTCCGTCTCCAGCGGAGGGTGGCAAAACGGGCAGAC from Candidatus Methylomirabilota bacterium encodes the following:
- a CDS encoding transcriptional regulator; the encoded protein is MSPPPALEPDMPTAQRLVEEIRRELEAIEQEIRRPPYLAALESGRVRREDLTCFAGEQYHIIRSDLRSVALLVNRFGTTPSGPFFQTVLGGEAAALAALGAFAAAIGMDDARLQAYEPAPGAHAYTAFMAWLALYGSEAEVAAGFLVNFAAGGANCGRMGRALRDRYGLTQETTAFFDLFAAPPAEFESQAMAVVASGLARGADSRLVKRAARLLQGYEKLYWDTLHALWGA
- a CDS encoding 4a-hydroxytetrahydrobiopterin dehydratase, encoding MSTLSAEPCVGCRRDSPRVTEAEIAELRREVPDWQLRERDGIVQLERAFHFPDFAAALAFTNRVGALAEEEGHHPALLTEWGRVTVTWWTHKIHRLHRNDFIMAAKTDARAVESGRVTRDEAREKGAP
- a CDS encoding CapA family protein, with protein sequence MPSGARRAFSGFFSGDVMTGRGIDHILRRPSAPALQEPYVQDARTYVELAEAASGPIPRGVDDAYIWGDALEELDRMEPDARVVNLETTVTRSDDAWPKLINYRMHPANVGCFTAAKLDVCVLANNHVLDYGYAGLCETLETLTSVGLKVAGAGLNQEEARRPARVRIADGRTLIVFGVGAETSGIPASWAASHDRPGVDLLRHLSEATAAALLDRVARVKRPGDLVVVSIHWGGNWGYAIPGEHVQFAHWLVDGGVDLVHGHSSHHPRGIEVYADRLILYGCGDCINDYEGIAGYEQFRGDLVLMYFATLGPAGDLTRLRMRPMQVKRMRLGRVGSAEAAWLAGVLNSISARFGSRVELAGDGALELRWAGQ